Proteins encoded by one window of Prevotella nigrescens:
- a CDS encoding desulfoferrodoxin family protein, giving the protein MAKRNEIYKCSESNNIVEVIIPSDKDLCGLEKLVENTTDAAIEKHVPVVEKIEGGYRVTVGEVEHPMTEAHSIQWIELITENNEVLRKYLEPTEKPVAEFKTDAKEVYAREYCNLHGLWRSK; this is encoded by the coding sequence ATGGCAAAAAGAAACGAAATTTATAAGTGTTCAGAGAGTAACAATATCGTAGAAGTTATCATTCCATCAGATAAAGACCTTTGCGGTTTAGAGAAGTTGGTAGAGAATACTACCGATGCAGCAATAGAAAAGCACGTTCCTGTTGTTGAGAAAATCGAAGGCGGGTATCGTGTAACGGTGGGCGAAGTTGAACACCCTATGACCGAAGCACACTCTATCCAGTGGATTGAACTCATTACAGAGAATAATGAGGTTCTTCGTAAGTATCTCGAACCAACAGAAAAGCCTGTTGCTGAATTTAAAACAGATGCAAAAGAAGTTTACGCTCGAGAATATTGCAACCTTCATGGTTTGTGGAGGTCAAAATAA